A genomic stretch from Lathyrus oleraceus cultivar Zhongwan6 chromosome 2, CAAS_Psat_ZW6_1.0, whole genome shotgun sequence includes:
- the LOC127123508 gene encoding uncharacterized protein LOC127123508 has product MAGEQHSDHSRPLVNYNMDDGPPSHEADVRDGHPSTPSPEPQNNGDVPHAHNLGAETFHPIPVPVEGDAVMIAMVNALNQAGSMLHQQHERIMALEAERQEARSQPVSRIQQRPEPTKKRGRRSPEPHASRARAHRDGGRARTSPRRGHSPDNNELSPVRSDEEDLHCPLSRAIMEAPLPKGMEKPPNLAVYDGTTDPDDHVDNVNAMLDYRNDITGHLKCRLFSTTLRKGAMAWYKSLAPESITSWRVMRSMFTRHFTASRRHPKTEATLEAIVQKKNETLRSYIERFNQEAVEVDTTEHMKKYLLERGLLPGSELSRAVGIEPPRTLNELLHKAQAYIRYEEKQVAHNARSGRNAGETEHSKREDTSISRRNGDRRREERPRELREGRGPAGRYSEYTLLTAPRERILAECINSEFKQGRVRFPKPSAPKPHTDKSKYCRFHRSHGHVTEDCVHLKDAIEILIQEGHLKQYTRKNEAPRHDEPEKKRPRENTPPDNSPYQVALCVSRPEDFFPPEPLPEGKITALSPWEDFPTTLVISGGGTNGESAALSVKRKFDELLLTAPEQKATLTKYRGKSNPISFFLEELPGGSPNSAIPLLIRAKMARFDVRRILVDEGSSVDIMYVHLFKTLKLDKTNLAPYVGSDLQGFNGATTRPWGYVELLVTFGEQETAREVKIQFLVVDCPSLYNCIFGRPTLAELTAVPSTVHLKMKYYTKLGRVVTIHGDIEAARRCYDAAVKGQAVVSTKSNCNNKKLKTEDPARGVNAIDLDCRIGLDETGEGRFPKERSLEHPVRPIPDGEFELIPLGDDPERTVKIGKGLPEETREELVACLKENSDLFAWNAAEMPGLDPEIACHKLAVDRAAKPIAQRRRKQSPEKAEAAERAVKDLLEANFISEAQYTTWLSNVVLVKKNNGKWRMCVDYTDLNRACPKDAFPLPNIDSLVDNSAGFKLLSFMDAYSGYNQIPMSPADKKHTAFMTPTGNYYYNVMPFGLKNAGATYQRMMNKVFKDEIGDMLEVYMDDMIVKSHEEVTHARHLTKVFEQARQCKMRFNPEKCTFGVRAGKFLGFYLTERGIEANPDKCRAFSEFPTPKTKKSIQSLNGVLASLSRFIAKSAQHALPFFRLLRKEATFDWTDECEQALLHLKKVLSQPPVLSRPSEKETLYLYLSVATEAVSAVLIRETDEGQKPIYFTSKALQGPELRYQQIEKVALALINTARRLRYYFLAHTIKVRTDQPIKQLLGRPDMAGRMLKWSLELSEFDIQYESRKALKAQALADFVAEMTHCPTPAESAHKWTIFVDGASSTSGSGAGIILENEEGILIEVSLALAFPTSNNQAEYEAFLAGLRLADDLGAKEVKISTDSQLVASQVRGEYQTKNDNLLGYLSLVKEKLDRFEKWEVQHIPREHNTRADVLSKLASTRKKGGNKSVIQEILPRPSIDKLPPPLEVNAIGDAHCWMTPIYNYLTRDELPADPKEAAIVKRRACSYVLLEGKLYRRGFSIPLLKCVEEEKVPDILGEIHRGINAQHLGGRSLARKALRAGYYWPTMQNDSKEHVKRCDKCQRHADMHLAPPNDLRSLSSP; this is encoded by the coding sequence ATGGCCGGAGAACAACATAGCGATCACAGCCGTCCCCTCGTCAACTACAACATGGACGACGGCCCGCCATCCCATGAGGCGGACGTTCGGGACGGTCATCCATCCACCCCGTCTCCAGAGCCCCAAAACAACGGAGATGTCCCTCACGCCCACAATTTAGGGGCAGAGACATTTCATCCCATTCCCGTTCCCGTTGAAGGAGACGCCGTAATGATTGCCATGGTGAATGCCCTCAATCAGGCCGGTTCTATGCTCCACCAGCAGCACGAACGAATCATGGCCCTCGAAGCCGAACGACAAGAGGCCCGGTCCCAGCCGGTGAGTAGGATACAACAACGTCCGGAGCCAACGAAGAAGCGAGGACGTCGCTCTCCCGAACCCCACGCCAGCAGGGCACGCGCCCATCGTGACGGTGGTCGAGCGAGAACATCACCAAGGCGCGGGCACAGCCCCGACAACAACGAACTGTCTCCCGTAAGGAGCGACGAGGAAGATTTGCATTGCCCCCTATCTCGGGCAATAATGGAAGCCCCGCTCCCCAAAGGCATGGAGAAACCGCCAAACCTAGCTGTGTACGACGGGACTACAGATCCCGACGATCACGTCGACAACGTCAACGCGATGCTCGACTACCGCAATGATATAACCGGGCACCTCAAATGCCGACTGTTCTCAACGACCCTCAGGAAAGGGGCCATGGCCTGGTACAAAAGCTTGGCCCCTGAGTCCATTACGTCATGGAGAGTCATGAGGTCCATGTTCACCCGGCACTTTACAGCTTCCCGTCGTCACCCCAAGACTGAGGCGACCCTTGAAGCCATAGtgcagaagaagaatgaaacGCTGCGCTCATACATCGAGCGATTCAACCAGGAAGCTGTCGAGGTAGATACCACCGAGCACATGAAGAAGTATCTCCTCGAGAGAGGTCTCTTACCCGGCAGTGAACTTAGCAGAGCCGTAGGGATCGAGCCTCCCCGCACCTTAAACGAGCTCCTGCATAAAGCCCAGGCCTACATCAGATACGAGGAAAAGCAGGTGGCACACAATGCCCGCAGCGGACGTAACGCTGGGGAGACCGAGCACTCAAAACGCGAGGACACGAGCATTTCCCGTCGCAACGGAGACAGACGAAGAGAAGAAAGACCTCGCGAGCTCCGGGAAGGAAGAGGCCCCGCGGGCAGATATAGCGAGTACACCTTACTGACGGCTCCTCGAGAGCGTATCCTCGCAGAATGCATCAACTCTGAATTTAAGCAGGGCAGGGTCAGGTTCCCAAAACCGTCTGCACCAAAGCCCCACACCGACAAATCAAAGTACTGCCGGTTCCACAGAAGTCACGGACACGTGACCGAAGACTGCGTCCACCTGAAAGATGCGATTGAAATTTTAATCCAAGAAGGGCACCTGAAGCAGTACACGAGGAAGAACGAAGCTCCCAGACACGACGAGCCAGAGAAGAAGAGACCCCGGGAAAACACACCCCCCGACAACTCTCCCTATCAAGTGGCCCTCTGCGTGTCACGACCGGAAGATTTCTTCCCCCCCGAACCATTGCCCGAGGGCAAGATCACTGCACTCAGCCCCTGGGAAGACTTCCCTACCACACTGGTGATATCAGGAGGAGGAACTAACGGGGAATCCGCGGCCCTCTCCGTCAAACGCAAGTTCGACGAACTCCTACTGACTGCCCCCGAGCAGAAAGCGACATTGACAAAATACCGGGGAAAATCCAACCCAATATCCTTCTTCCTGGAGGAACTCCCGGGCGGATCCCCGAACTCGGCCATCCCACTATTGATTAGAGCAAAGATGGCCAGATTCGACGTACGACGCATCCTGGTCGACGAAGGCAGCTCAGTGGATATCATGTACGTCCACCTCTTCAAGACTCTGAAGCTAGACAAGACCAACTTAGCCCCCTACGTCGGATCAGATCTCCAAGGATTCAACGGAGCAACAACCAGACCGTGGGGATATGTTGAGCTCCTCGTCACTTTCGGCGAACAAGAAACGGCCAGGGAAGTCAAAATCCAATTCCTGGTCGTAGACTGTCCGTCTCTCTACAATTGCATCTTTGGACGCCCGACGCTGGCCGAACTCACTGCGGTCCCATCCACCGTCCACCTGAAGATGAAATACTACACCAAATTGGGACGTGTGGTCACCATCCATGGTGACATCGAAGCAGCCCGGCGATGCTACGACGCCGCAGTAAAAGGACAGGCCGTAGTCAGCACGAAGAGCAACTGCAACAACAAAAAACTCAAGACCGAGGATCCTGCCCGAGGAGTCAACGCCATCGACCTCGACTGTCGCATCGGGCTGGACGAGACCGGAGAGGGGAGGTTCCCCAAGGAACGCTCTCTCGAACACCCGGTCCGACCAATCCCCGACGGGGAGTTCGAACTCATTCCTCTTGGGGACGATCCGGAAAGGACGGTGAAGATAGGTAAGGGACTACCCGAGGAAACAAGAGAAGAGCTAGTAGCATGCCTCAAAGAGAACTCCGACCTCTTCGCGTGGAATGCCGCAGAAATGCCCGGGCTGGACCCCGAGATCGCGTGTCATAAGCTAGCTGTAGACCGGGCAGCCAAGCCCATAGCACAGCGTAGACGCAAGCAATCGCCCGAAAAGGCAGAGGCTGCCGAGCGAGCTGTAAAAGACCTCTTAGAGGCAAATTTTATTTCTGAAGCCCAGTACACAACCTGGCTCTCTAATGTAGTCCTCgttaagaaaaataatggaaaatggcgtatgtgtgttgattatactgATCTTAATAGGGCTTGCCCGAAAGATGCTTTCCCCCTCCCTAATATAGACTCGCTCGTTGACAACTCTGCAGGTTTTAAACTCTTGTCCTTCATGGACGCATATAGTGGATACAACCAGATCCCTATGTCGCCCGCAGACAAGAAACACACAGCGTTCATGACCCCAACGGGCAATTACTACTACAACGTGATGCCGTTCGGGCTCAAGAACGCTGGCGCTACATACCAACGCATGATGAACAAAGTCTTCAAGGACGAAATAGGGGACATGCTCGAAGTGTACATGGACGACATGATCGTCAAATCACACGAGGAGGTAACCCATGCTCGACACCTTACGAAGGTATTCGAGCAGGCGAGACAGTGTAAAATGAGGTTCAACCCCGAGAAATGCACGTTCGGAGTCCGGGCAGGCAAGTTCCTCGGTTTCTATCTCACCGAAAGAGGGATCGAGGCCAACCCCGACAAATGCCGGGCATTCTCGGAGTTTCCGACCCCAAAAACCAAAAAATCGATCCAGTCACTCAATGGAGTGCTCGCCTCACTCTCCCGTTTCATCGCCAAGTCCGCCCAGCACGCATTGCCATTCTTCAGACTCCTTCGCAAAGAGGCTACCTTTGACTGGACCGATGAATGCGAACAAGCGCTACTCCATCTAAAGAAGGTTCTGTCCCAACCCCCGGTCTTATCACGGCCATCAGAAAAGGAAACCCTATACTTATACCTATCCGTGGCAACCGAGGCCGTCAGCGCCGTTCTAATAAGAGAAACCGACGAAGGACAAAAGCCCATCTATTTTACGAGTAAAGCACTCCAAGGTCCCGAGCTCCGATATCAGCAAATCGAAAAGGTCGCCCTGGCCCTCATCAACACAGCGAGGAGACTACGATATTACTTCCTCGCACACACGATAAAGGTGAGGACCGACCAGCCAATCAAACAGCTGCTCGGGCGCCCGGATATGGCCGGGAGGATGCTCAAGTGGTCATTAGAACTCTCCGAATTCGACATACAATACGAAAGTAGGAAAGCCTTGAAAGCTCAGGCGCTGGCCGACTTCGTCGCGGAGATGACCCACTGCCCGACTCCAGCAGAAAGCGCCCACAAATGGACGATCTTCGTCGATGGCGCCTCTAGCACATCAGGCAGCGGGGCCGGGATCATCCTCGAAAATGAAGAAGGGATCCTGATAGAGGTATCGTTAGCGCTAGCATTCCCAACATCAAACAAccaagccgaatacgaagccttCCTCGCAGGCCTGAGGTTAGCCGACGACCTGGGAGCAAAAGAGGTAAAAATATCCACCGACTCCCAGCTCGTGGCCTCACAAGTGCGAGGAGAATACCAAACCAAGAACGACAACCTCCTCGGGTACTTGTCCCTCGTCAAAGAAAAACTTGATAGATTTGAAAAATGGGAAGTTCAACACATACCCCGCGAGCACAACACACGGGCAGACGTTCTCTCGAAACTAGCCAGCACGAGGAAAAAGGGTGGGAATAAATCAGTAATCCAAGAAATTCTCCCGCGGCCCAGCATCGACAAACTACCGCCTCCACTCGAGGTCAACGCTATTGGAGATGCCCACTGTTGGATGACACCCATCTACAATTACCTCACACGAGACGAACTCCCGGCTGACCCGAAAGAGGCGGCCATTGTCAAACGACGCGCATGCTCGTACGTACTCCTCGAAGGCAAACTCTACCGGAGAGGATTCTCCATCCCACTACTCAAATGCGTCGAGGAAGAGAAAGTCCCCGACATACTTGGAGAGATACATCGGGGAATTAACGCTCAACACCTCGGCGGACGATCGCTCGCACGAAAAGCCCTTCGAGCAGGCTACTACTGGCCGACCATGCAAAACGATTCGAAAGAGCACGTCAAAAGATGTGACAAATGCC
- the LOC127119849 gene encoding protein CYCLOPS, translating to MEGRGFSGLYKNSSEELFLKTVMESPIGMPVPTMEMLGFKTVSQSFRADSEELFKRWLTNEEGYNSTSMGLNSRLSKRISTELVNVSNQQHVGVASEGRNNDKSCLQNSFLTNDVSGDFNFPIREPVDRELQSGNLFLAKAWFLTDQRMTRSRSSELRRRYTEMQNTQAPQGLDSMFMAPKHDANIIKEELAHFNGFDYLSMCEIPSQKGSFMSPSNSSSSTFNTQQLVDVDKVSSCVSMLKGTLQRKRLECQVEKDAAEDGLNEIFGIREPLFQSGFNEGQENWNHQKLVNVQGDFTDQVKDTGVVETLEGAANFVLEGFANQTSQIHGGTASGEPSQSESSAAAPVISSGLDACEGPSNSSQTLCDSSWKQVGESTQNRAKGVREQIMDNLKDDRKRKRLERYGSVTSAVSDDKVDTTKKRRVERSRKMAEAKERNLTPTIPSDMQAVMKRCENLEKEVRSLKLNLSFMNRKDSEQTKQIEDLQKQNEELADEKERLLEEIERLLSETGKI from the exons ATGGAAGGGAGAGGATTTTCTGGTTTATACAAGAATTCAAGTGAAGAGTTGTTCTTGAAGACAGTGATGGAGAGTCCTATTGGTATGCCAGTACCTACCATGGAGATGTTAGGATTCAAGACCGTTTCTCAAAGCTTTCGCGCCGATAGCGAGGAGCTTTTCAAGCGCTGGCTGACAAATGAAGAG GGATACAATTCAACGAGCATGGGACTTAACAGTCGATTATCGAAGAG AATCTCCACTGAACTAGTTAATGTGTCTAATCAGCAACATGTTGGTGTGGCTTCAGAAGGAAGAAACAATGATAAATCATGCTTACAAAATAGCTTTTTGACAAATGATGTTTCGGGCGATTTCAATTTTCCAATCAG AGAACCTGTTGATAGAGAATTGCAATCTGGTAACTTGTTTCTGGCCAAG GCATGGTTTCTTACCGATCAACGAATGACAAGAAGCCGGTCTTCTGAATTGCG GCGAAGGTATACCGAAATGCAAAATACTCAAGCACCACAAGGATTGGATTCAATGTTCATGGCTCCTAAGCATGATGCTAACATTATAAAAGAAGAACTTGCACATTTCAATGGTTTTGATTACCTTTCTATGTGCGAAATACCGAGTCAAAAGGGCTCATTCATGTCTCCATCGAACTCATCTTCGTCTACCTTCAACACACAACAATTGGTTGATGTAGATAAAGTTTCATCTTGCGTAAGTATGCTAAAAGGTACGTTACAACGCAAGAGACTCGAATGCCAAGTCGAGAAAGATGCTGCAGAAGACGGTTTAAACGAAATTTTTGGCATTCGAGAGCCTCTTTTCCAATCTGGTTTTAATGAAGGACAAGAAAATTGGAATCATCAAAAGCTAGTAAATGTTCAAGGAGATTTTACCGATCAAGTTAAGGATACTGGAGTCGTTGAAACACTTGAAGGAGCTGCAAACTTTGTCTTAGAGGGTTTTGCAAATCAAACGAGCCAAATACACGGTGGAACGGCTTCCGGTGAACCTTCTCAAAGTGAGTCTTCTGCTGCTGCACCAGTAATCTCATCTGGTTTAGATGCTTGTGAAGGACCTAGCAATTCAAGTCAAACTCTTTGTGATAGCTCATGGAAACAAGTAGGAGAAAGCACTCAAAATCGAGCCAAAG GTGTCAGAGAACAGATAATGGATAATCTGAAAGACGACAGGAAG AGGAAAAGACTAGAGAGATATGGATCAGTAACATCAGCTGTTTCAG ATGACAAGGTGGACACGACAAAAAAGCGAAGGGTGGAGCGATCAAGAAA AATGGCTGAGGCAAAGGAAAGAAATTTGACACCAACAATTCCCTCAGATATGCAAGCTGTCATGAAGCGATGCGAAAACCTTGAGAAGGAAGTTCGATCGCTAAAGCTTAATTTGTCCTTCATGAATAG GAAGGATTCTGAACAAACAAAGCAGATAGAGGATCTTCAGAAGCAGAATGAAGAGTTGGCAGATGAAAAAGAGCGCCTACTCGAAGAGATCGAAAGACTTTTATCAGAAACTGGAAAGATTTAA